The window ATTCCATCCAACTAGAGATTTTAATGGAGAGAGATGGAGACAAATAGGGCTTGATACAAAATACTATAACACAAATATTCACCTAGGCTCATTTGCATTACCTACATATGTGAATAAAATGTTAGAGGCAGAAACATAGGCATCTAAATAATACTATTTACATATGTAGAATAAAAGTAGCTTTCAACATAATAAATCTACTTAAGAAGCATGAACAGAGGATTGTTTTTACTTTGTTCATGCTTTATTTATTTCGACTTCTATTTCTCTCTTTGTGGACATAGAATTAAATAAATAAAATTTTTGTTAATTTAATTAGTAATTTTTTGGGACATTATAACATATTATTTTGCATAGGAATATATTAGTGTGTGTTTTAAGTTAACTTAAAGTCTCAAACAAAGGGAGGAGGAAATGCATGGCAGTTGAACTTATCAAGGATTTACTTAAGATAGACCAAGTGATAGGAAAAGATGAGATACAAGCACTAGTAGAAGGAGAAATAAGGGTGCCAGAAGCCAAGCCCAAAATTAAAAGGGTACTGAAAATAGATGGGGACGTAGAGGTAACAGGCACAAAAACTGCAAAAGGAAAAATTATTGTGAATGGAATAGTAAACTTCAATGTCTTATATAGTACAGACGATGAGCTACAGTCAGTACATAATTTAGATGCAAGGACTGATTTTAGAGAAGAAATAGAGATTGAAGGAGTAAACGAAGGCGCAACTACAGATATAAGTGCGAATGTTGAACATATTGATTATGAACAAGACGGAGACACATCAATATCAGTAAAAACAGTAATTTCACTTATAGGGAAAGCAATTCATGATAATACGATAGACATCATTAAAGACATTAAAGGGTTAGACGGAATACAAGTCCTAAAGGAAAGCATAAGGTACAATGATGTAATGGGAGCAAACACTTCATCTACATTAGTAAAGGAAGCTTTTGAACTAGAAGAGCATATGCCAGATATTATAGATGTTCTTAGAATAGACACGAAGGTGTTTGAAAAAGAGACAAAGGTTGTAGAAGATAAGGCTATAGTAGCAGGTGTTGTAGCATGCTCAATTATGTATTTTGGTGATGATGATGAAAATAAGGTGAACTATATTAATCACGAAATACCATTTACACATTTTGTAGAATTACCTGGTGCTCAAAAAGATATGGACTGTGGATTAAAGCTTAATTCATATGATACAAACTTTGAAGTTAAAGAAGATATTAACGGAGCTCTTAGAATCATAGACATCGAATCCACAGTAAAGATTAATGCAAAAGTATATAGGCAGGTAGAAAAAGAAGTAGCAGTAGATACTTACTCTACTAACAAGATTCTTGATATTAAAAAACGGGAAGTAATAGTATCAGAAAGCATAGGCCAAAGCACTTCAAAGGAAACCATAAAAGGAACTCTACAGGTAGGCAATGAAATCATCAAGAGTATATACAATATAAGTGGAAGGTCCTTAATCACTGATTATAAAATAATGGAAGGGAAAGTGATTATTGAAGGACTATTAGAAGTAGATATGCTATATCAAGTAGAAGAGAATGATGAAATTAAAGATACAAGACAAGAGATTCCATACAAGGCTTATGTAGACATAGAGCAAGTAAGTGATGAACTTGAACTAGAGGTTGAAAATATCCTAGATGATATAAGCTATAAGAAAATAAATAGTCATGAAGTAGAGCTAGAAGCTACTGTAAGTAATTATGTTTCAGTAGATAGGATTAAGAAAATTAACATAATCACAGAAGCTGTGGACACAGGAGAAACCATAGATAGAGTTTCTAGACCTAGCATCACAATATATATAGTTCAAAAAGATGATACTATATGGGATATAGCTAAAAGATATAATACTACAGTAGAAGACCTAATAAAAACAAACGATATAGTTTCTCCTGAAAACATAATGCCAGGCGAAAAGATAATAATCGAAAAGAATGTAAACTTTGAATTTTAATGAGATAGCTAAAATCAAGGATTTTATGCTGATCACTTATGCAGAGCCTTAAATATTCAAATGAAAAGCAGCCTAAGGGAAACCTTGGGCTTATTTTTTTGTGTATTTTGTATGTAGAATATATTATACTATATATAGAGAAGATTTTTTATTATTGAAA of the Proteiniborus sp. DW1 genome contains:
- a CDS encoding SPOCS domain-containing protein, giving the protein MAVELIKDLLKIDQVIGKDEIQALVEGEIRVPEAKPKIKRVLKIDGDVEVTGTKTAKGKIIVNGIVNFNVLYSTDDELQSVHNLDARTDFREEIEIEGVNEGATTDISANVEHIDYEQDGDTSISVKTVISLIGKAIHDNTIDIIKDIKGLDGIQVLKESIRYNDVMGANTSSTLVKEAFELEEHMPDIIDVLRIDTKVFEKETKVVEDKAIVAGVVACSIMYFGDDDENKVNYINHEIPFTHFVELPGAQKDMDCGLKLNSYDTNFEVKEDINGALRIIDIESTVKINAKVYRQVEKEVAVDTYSTNKILDIKKREVIVSESIGQSTSKETIKGTLQVGNEIIKSIYNISGRSLITDYKIMEGKVIIEGLLEVDMLYQVEENDEIKDTRQEIPYKAYVDIEQVSDELELEVENILDDISYKKINSHEVELEATVSNYVSVDRIKKINIITEAVDTGETIDRVSRPSITIYIVQKDDTIWDIAKRYNTTVEDLIKTNDIVSPENIMPGEKIIIEKNVNFEF